The following are from one region of the Nerophis ophidion isolate RoL-2023_Sa linkage group LG20, RoL_Noph_v1.0, whole genome shotgun sequence genome:
- the lrrtm1 gene encoding leucine-rich repeat transmembrane neuronal protein 1, translated as MLMDFLLIGLYLKWPVKKPPGLILCSLGIFLRMVPWAEGVCPRLCRCDSKLLYCEGLNLTDIPQNLSSALGLSMRENNLTELRDGQLAGLSQLTWLYLDQNNIDMVEEAAFERLRRVKELDLSSNRIESLPNGTLRPLPNLRILDLSYNRLQALEPDLFHGLRKLTNLHLRYNALKFVPVRIFQDCRSMQFLDLGYNQLQSLARNSFAGLFKLSELHLEHNELVKVNLAHFPRLISLRTLYMHNNRATIVVNTLEWTWHFLEKIDLSANEIEYVEPHVFESAPNLKILMLDSNRLTSMDQRILDSWSSLTSITLGGNDWECSRNVCALASWLSAFRGQRDNSLLCSSPDTAQGEDVLDAVYAFQLCEDPPLEATSAGVYASTRDLARGGSVLLGPFTPNPYEGEGGEVVTGSFTVTVGHGDLESTMQIHKVVTGTMALIFSFLIIVLMLYVSWKCFPAGIRQLRQCFSSQRRKQKQKQSMQQMATISTPEYYVDYKPNNIEGALVIINEYGSCTCQQQASRECEV; from the coding sequence ATGCTGATGGATTTCCTTTTAATTGGACTGTACTTAAAGTGGCCGGTGAAGAAGCCCCCGGGGTTGATACTGTGTTCATTGGGCATTTTTCTGAGGATGGTCCCCTGGGCGGAGGGGGTTTGTCCCAGGCTGTGCCGCTGCGACAGCAAGCTGCTGTACTGTGAGGGGCTGAACCTCACAGACATCCCCCAGAACTTGAGCAGCGCCTTGGGACTGTCCATGAGGGAGAACAACCTGACCGAGTTACGTGACGGCCAACTGGCCGGCCTGTCACAGCTCACCTGGCTCTACCTGGATCAAAACAACATTGACATGGTGGAGGAGGCTGCATTCGAGCGGCTGAGGCGGGTCAAGGAATTGGACCTCAGCAGCAATCGGATTGAGAGTCTGCCAAACGGCACCCTCAGGCCCCTACCCAACCTGCGCATCCTGGACCTCTCGTACAACAGGCTGCAGGCCCTGGAGCCTGACTTGTTCCATGGCCTTAGAAAACTCACCAATCTGCATTTGCGCTACAACGCTCTCAAATTCGTGCCAGTGAGGATTTTCCAAGACTGTCGGAGCATGCAGTTTCTCGACTTGGGATACAACCAACTGCAGAGTCTGGCACGGAACTCGTTCGCCGGCCTCTTCAAGTTGTCAGAGTTGCATCTTGAGCACAACGAGCTAGTCAAAGTCAACCTCGCCCACTTCCCCCGACTGATCTCTTTACGTACCCTGTATATGCACAACAACCGCGCGACTATCGTCGTCAACACCCTGGAATGGACGTGGCACTTCTTGGAGAAGATCGACCTATCGGCCAATGAAATCGAGTACGTCGAGCCACATGTTTTTGAGAGCGCGCCCAACCTCAAGATATTGATGCTGGACTCTAATCGCTTGACTTCTATGGACCAGCGCATCTTGGACTCGTGGTCCTCCCTGACCAGCATCACCCTCGGAGGGAACGACTGGGAGTGCAGCCGCAACGTGTGTGCCTTGGCCTCGTGGTTGAGTGCCTTTCGAGGGCAACGGGACAATTCGCTCTTGTGTTCGAGCCCGGACACAGCACAAGGCGAGGACGTCTTGGACGCCGTCTACGCTTTCCAGCTGTGCGAAGATCCCCCTCTGGAAGCTACCTCGGCGGGCGTGTATGCCTCCACACGGGATCTGGCTCGTGGCGGCTCCGTGTTGCTCGGCCCCTTCACCCCCAACCCTTACGAGGGCGAGGGCGGCGAGGTGGTCACCGGTTCCTTCACGGTCACGGTGGGCCACGGCGACCTGGAGAGCACCATGCAGATCCACAAGGTGGTGACGGGCACCATGGCCCTCATCTTCTCCTTCCTCATCATCGTGCTCATGCTGTACGTATCGTGGAAGTGCTTTCCAGCCGGAATAAGGCAGCTGAGGCAGTGTTTCAGCAGTCAGCGCCGCAAACAGAAGCAGAAGCAGAGCATGCAGCAGATGGCTACAATTTCTACCCCGGAGTACTACGTTGACTATAAGCCTAACAATATCGAGGGAGCTCTGGTGATCATCAATGAATACGGCTCATGTACTTGCCAGCAGCAAGCTTCTCGGGAATGTGAGGTGTGA